One Paenibacillus sp. FSL W8-0186 genomic window carries:
- a CDS encoding cytochrome c oxidase subunit 3, giving the protein MTTLHAEQATNKLPHEPEKATLEGRNKILGFWLFLAGEAVLFGTLFATFLTLRNQVADGPSASELFSLPITAVATLILLVSSLTSVFSIQAMHRGNVKSLLTWLTVTVLLGLGFLGLEIYEFYEYVTHYGYGMTTSAFSSSFYTLVGFHGAHVIFGICWISLLIGQVARKGLTVVTAPKIYVSAMYWHFVDVVWVFVFTVVYLLGKVVG; this is encoded by the coding sequence ATGACCACTCTTCATGCAGAGCAAGCTACAAACAAGCTCCCCCATGAACCGGAGAAGGCAACGTTAGAAGGCCGCAATAAAATTTTAGGCTTCTGGCTGTTCCTTGCAGGGGAAGCGGTTCTGTTCGGTACGTTATTCGCAACATTTTTGACGCTGCGGAATCAAGTGGCTGATGGACCATCAGCCTCCGAGCTGTTCAGCCTGCCGATTACCGCTGTTGCGACGCTGATCCTCCTAGTGAGCAGCTTGACGAGCGTATTCTCGATTCAGGCCATGCACCGGGGCAACGTGAAGTCGCTCTTAACTTGGCTGACGGTTACGGTATTGCTGGGTCTAGGCTTCCTGGGCTTGGAAATCTATGAGTTCTATGAGTATGTTACTCATTATGGATATGGCATGACGACAAGTGCTTTCAGTTCCTCGTTCTACACACTCGTCGGATTCCACGGAGCGCACGTTATTTTCGGTATCTGCTGGATTTCGCTTCTGATCGGGCAAGTTGCGAGAAAAGGACTGACGGTAGTCACTGCACCGAAGATTTATGTTTCGGCGATGTACTGGCACTTCGTTGACGTCGTTTGGGTATTTGTTTTTACGGTAGTTTACCTGCTTGGAAAGGTGGTAGGCTAA
- a CDS encoding ABC transporter ATP-binding protein: MAKPLVLEQVTKQFGEKTAVNGISLQVEEGEIYGLLGGNGAGKTTTMRMVLGLIYPDAGRILYHGQEYSSELQHKMGYLPEERGLYPKVKVSDQIVYLARLKGISAQEADKSLRYWLERFEVPDYYNKKIEELSKGNQQKMGFIAAVVHKPKVLILDEAFSGLDPVNVELLKETVKELRDEGTSILFSTHRMEHVEELCSNITILQRSNTVLQGNIQDIKKRYPREEVLLHTTGTVTGLEAIPGVVRVEHRERGYSIRISDVAAAQDILRRAMEESTVEHFEIKEPTLNQIFIKEVGDSHE; encoded by the coding sequence ATGGCTAAACCATTGGTATTGGAACAGGTAACGAAGCAGTTTGGGGAGAAAACGGCCGTAAACGGCATTTCCCTCCAAGTGGAGGAGGGAGAAATATACGGGCTCCTTGGCGGCAATGGAGCAGGTAAAACAACGACAATGCGGATGGTGCTCGGGTTAATTTACCCCGATGCGGGGCGAATTCTCTACCATGGGCAGGAATACAGCAGCGAATTGCAGCACAAGATGGGTTATTTGCCGGAAGAACGAGGTTTATATCCGAAAGTAAAGGTCAGTGATCAAATCGTTTATTTGGCCCGGCTGAAGGGAATATCGGCCCAAGAGGCGGACAAAAGTCTGCGTTACTGGCTGGAACGCTTCGAGGTGCCGGATTATTATAACAAGAAAATCGAAGAGCTCTCCAAAGGGAACCAGCAAAAAATGGGCTTTATCGCAGCTGTCGTGCATAAGCCCAAAGTGCTGATCCTGGATGAAGCCTTTAGCGGACTCGATCCGGTTAATGTCGAACTGCTTAAAGAGACTGTAAAAGAGCTGCGGGATGAAGGAACGAGCATTCTATTCTCTACCCACCGCATGGAGCACGTGGAGGAGCTGTGCAGCAATATTACGATTCTGCAGCGTTCCAATACAGTACTGCAAGGGAATATTCAGGACATCAAGAAGCGCTATCCGCGCGAGGAGGTTCTTCTCCATACGACGGGAACGGTTACCGGCCTGGAGGCCATCCCGGGGGTAGTGCGGGTTGAACACCGCGAGCGCGGCTATTCCATCCGGATTTCCGATGTAGCGGCCGCGCAGGACATTCTGCGCCGGGCGATGGAAGAGAGTACAGTTGAGCATTTTGAAATCAAGGAACCGACGTTGAATCAAATCTTTATTAAAGAGGTAGGTGATTCGCATGAATAA
- a CDS encoding ABC transporter ATP-binding protein, whose product MNETLALELKNVIKKRRRRTIGPVNLQIPQGHIVALVGSNGSGKSTILHMLTRSLIPDEGEIRWFGDKSAGDLPQEIRSRIAYVSENPLVEENYQTAEQAASFRAHWYPSWDQKKFERLITHFEVPRDERLNRMSKGERRKFEVAAALAASPKLLILDELSSGLDPFIWKDMLAELQNSMLEEDVTIIMATHVVEEVRRLADYIVLVHQGKVLGMAEKDLLYGSCYEVWVRGDVGEWTGRPELIRCDEDGPLMHKLIVRDEAFMGELQQSKDLQVLRTRALELEEVLQLWIQGHAPEHR is encoded by the coding sequence ATGAACGAGACTTTGGCGCTGGAGCTTAAAAACGTCATAAAGAAACGGCGGCGTAGAACGATTGGGCCAGTCAATCTCCAGATTCCCCAGGGACACATCGTCGCGCTGGTTGGGTCTAACGGTTCAGGGAAAAGTACGATTCTCCACATGCTGACACGAAGCCTTATTCCAGATGAAGGGGAAATCAGGTGGTTTGGGGACAAGAGCGCCGGCGATTTGCCGCAGGAAATCAGAAGCAGGATTGCCTATGTGTCGGAGAATCCGCTAGTAGAGGAAAACTACCAGACCGCGGAGCAGGCCGCGAGCTTCCGGGCTCACTGGTATCCATCCTGGGATCAAAAGAAATTTGAACGCTTGATTACGCACTTTGAGGTGCCGCGCGATGAACGGCTGAACCGCATGTCCAAGGGGGAGCGCCGTAAATTTGAGGTTGCTGCTGCCTTGGCCGCAAGCCCTAAGCTGCTTATTCTCGATGAACTATCGTCCGGGCTTGATCCATTTATCTGGAAGGATATGCTCGCAGAGCTTCAGAATAGCATGCTGGAAGAGGATGTTACCATCATCATGGCGACCCATGTCGTAGAAGAAGTAAGACGGCTTGCCGACTACATTGTATTGGTGCATCAGGGTAAGGTGCTGGGCATGGCGGAGAAAGACCTGCTCTACGGAAGCTGCTATGAGGTATGGGTTCGCGGTGATGTAGGCGAATGGACGGGAAGGCCTGAGCTCATTCGGTGCGATGAGGATGGGCCGTTGATGCATAAATTGATCGTCCGGGATGAAGCTTTTATGGGCGAACTGCAGCAGTCCAAGGATCTTCAGGTATTGCGGACCCGGGCCCTTGAGTTGGAAGAGGTGCTTCAACTCTGGATCCAAGGGCACGCTCCGGAACATAGATGA
- the ctaG gene encoding cytochrome c oxidase assembly factor CtaG — MLGLQYFSFSDVWSPVLMSFMLLITAGYFLIVGPLSERFPHSEPTSAGRKVMFVAGMFLMHLAQGGPVNLLGHTMFSFHMLSMALSYIVAPPLLMLGIPPWIWRSFVRFFERTPLKKLKFMVHPVVSAVLFNGLFSIYHLPVVHDYVMLNFGVHRLYYLVLFIAAVLMWWTFVSPIPERATPQGLKKLGFIYLNMVLLTPACGLIIFASEPLYATYSDPNIWAQAMGYCVPGGDPAALLSQFGGPEFFGFLETRVDQQVGGILMKFIQELIFASMLAYVFFQWYRQENKEDAEDELIADVPPHELNQA, encoded by the coding sequence TTGCTGGGATTACAATATTTTAGTTTTAGTGATGTTTGGAGTCCCGTATTGATGTCATTCATGCTGTTAATTACAGCAGGCTATTTCTTGATTGTAGGCCCGCTTAGCGAAAGGTTCCCTCATAGCGAACCGACTTCGGCGGGCCGCAAAGTGATGTTCGTTGCAGGGATGTTCTTGATGCACTTGGCCCAGGGGGGACCCGTCAATTTGCTTGGACACACGATGTTCAGCTTCCATATGCTGAGCATGGCCTTGTCCTATATCGTTGCTCCGCCGCTGCTCATGTTAGGAATACCGCCATGGATTTGGCGTTCGTTCGTACGTTTTTTTGAACGGACTCCGCTGAAGAAGCTGAAATTCATGGTTCATCCCGTCGTTTCTGCCGTCTTATTTAACGGATTGTTCTCAATCTACCATCTCCCCGTAGTTCATGATTATGTTATGCTTAACTTTGGGGTTCACCGCCTGTATTATTTAGTCCTGTTCATTGCAGCGGTACTGATGTGGTGGACGTTCGTCAGTCCGATCCCGGAACGCGCGACTCCGCAAGGTTTGAAGAAGCTTGGCTTCATTTATTTGAACATGGTGCTGCTGACGCCGGCCTGCGGTCTGATCATCTTCGCCAGCGAGCCGCTTTACGCTACGTACAGCGATCCTAATATATGGGCCCAAGCGATGGGCTACTGCGTACCCGGCGGAGACCCGGCGGCGCTGCTAAGCCAATTCGGCGGGCCGGAGTTTTTCGGTTTTCTGGAGACCCGCGTAGATCAGCAGGTCGGCGGAATCCTGATGAAATTTATACAGGAGCTTATTTTTGCGTCGATGCTGGCCTATGTATTCTTCCAGTGGTACCGGCAGGAGAATAAAGAGGACGCAGAGGATGAGCTGATCGCTGATGTGCCCCCGCATGAATTGAATCAGGCGTAA
- a CDS encoding cytochrome C oxidase subunit IV family protein, translating to MVNQHNNEGSMVKHRHRHEGPQKHVVAFIFSIVLTAIAFATVAAGGVNTAFTVILLIAMAILQVLVQLGYWMHLKDKGHMIPIIFMAGGFFVAGLCIIAALYWMWW from the coding sequence ATGGTCAATCAGCATAACAACGAAGGTTCAATGGTGAAGCATCGGCACCGGCATGAAGGACCTCAGAAGCATGTCGTGGCCTTCATATTCTCGATCGTATTGACCGCAATCGCATTTGCGACGGTAGCGGCAGGGGGCGTGAACACAGCTTTTACGGTCATCCTGCTGATCGCGATGGCTATTCTTCAAGTACTCGTTCAGCTTGGCTATTGGATGCACTTGAAGGATAAGGGACATATGATTCCGATCATATTCATGGCTGGAGGATTTTTTGTCGCCGGGCTGTGTATTATTGCGGCGCTTTACTGGATGTGGTGGTAA
- a CDS encoding DUF420 domain-containing protein, producing the protein MDLFTLFPTLSTSFIVISAILVAIGWGQIIKGKREAHKKTMIAAAIAAIIFFIIYTSRTAFIGNTAWGGPESLKPYYQTFLIFHIVLATVAAVFGITTLTLGFKEKYAKHRKWGKVTSIIWFFTAITGVAVYVLLYVLYPGGHTKPVWDILLGT; encoded by the coding sequence ATGGACCTGTTTACCCTATTCCCTACGCTAAGCACCTCTTTTATCGTTATTAGTGCCATTTTGGTAGCCATTGGCTGGGGACAGATTATTAAGGGCAAAAGAGAAGCCCATAAGAAAACGATGATCGCGGCGGCGATCGCGGCAATCATTTTCTTTATTATCTATACGTCACGTACGGCCTTTATCGGCAACACTGCTTGGGGCGGCCCGGAGTCGCTTAAGCCTTATTACCAGACGTTTCTTATTTTCCACATTGTTCTGGCGACAGTGGCTGCCGTATTCGGTATCACGACCTTGACGCTCGGCTTCAAGGAGAAGTATGCAAAGCATCGCAAGTGGGGCAAAGTTACGTCGATCATCTGGTTCTTCACAGCCATCACCGGGGTAGCTGTGTATGTATTGCTGTACGTACTGTATCCTGGCGGTCATACGAAGCCGGTATGGGATATTCTGCTTGGCACATAA
- a CDS encoding GntR family transcriptional regulator, giving the protein MWIPIQINENSAEPLYFQIETQLRSLIVSGQIEEGTLLPSIREFASSLKCSVITVRRVYQDLENEGLLLTKQGTGTFVARVGHNERSEYRRMVVQEAVEAAVEAGLSVQYSEEELKALFLEIIKNKYRSHTGEGS; this is encoded by the coding sequence GTGTGGATCCCCATTCAAATCAATGAGAATAGTGCGGAGCCTTTATATTTTCAAATTGAGACGCAGCTGCGTTCTCTCATCGTAAGCGGGCAGATTGAAGAGGGAACGCTGCTGCCCTCTATTCGGGAATTCGCCAGCAGCTTAAAGTGCAGCGTCATTACCGTCCGGAGGGTATACCAGGACCTGGAGAATGAAGGGCTGCTGCTTACCAAACAAGGAACGGGCACCTTTGTAGCCCGGGTTGGACATAACGAGAGGAGTGAATACCGCCGAATGGTCGTGCAGGAAGCCGTCGAAGCCGCCGTAGAAGCGGGCTTATCCGTGCAATATAGCGAGGAGGAGCTGAAGGCTCTATTTCTGGAAATCATTAAGAACAAATACCGTTCGCATACGGGGGAGGGGAGCTAG